A section of the Bacillus pumilus genome encodes:
- a CDS encoding ABC transporter ATP-binding protein, whose translation MKSLETEKLCIGYQDRLIVEDLNISIPKGKVTTLIGPNGCGKSTILKTMSRIMKSNRGAVYLNGQAIHQTPTKEISKQMAILPQTPEAPSGLTVYELVSYGRFPHQNGFGRLSNEDKRIIRWALEETGMIAFHDRPIEALSGGQRQRVWIAMALAQETELLLLDEPTTYLDLAHQLEILQLLERLNREQGRTVLMVIHDLNHAARFSHYMIALNQGKVIKDGTPHEVMTKEVLGQVFHIDAEIVLDPRTNKPICLTYDLMNHERKLEAVNG comes from the coding sequence ATGAAATCGCTCGAAACAGAAAAGCTATGTATCGGTTATCAGGACCGTTTGATTGTAGAGGATTTAAATATCAGTATCCCAAAAGGCAAGGTGACAACATTGATCGGACCGAATGGGTGCGGGAAATCAACGATATTAAAAACAATGTCCCGTATCATGAAGTCCAACCGAGGCGCTGTTTACTTAAATGGTCAAGCTATTCATCAAACGCCTACAAAAGAAATTTCAAAACAGATGGCGATCCTACCGCAAACGCCCGAAGCACCAAGCGGACTGACAGTGTATGAGCTTGTGTCATATGGACGTTTCCCGCATCAAAATGGATTTGGTCGCTTATCAAATGAAGATAAACGAATCATCAGATGGGCACTTGAGGAAACGGGCATGATTGCTTTTCATGACCGGCCAATTGAAGCACTTTCTGGTGGACAGCGTCAGCGTGTATGGATTGCGATGGCACTTGCCCAGGAAACAGAGCTGCTTTTATTGGATGAGCCGACGACGTATTTGGATCTCGCACATCAACTCGAGATTCTTCAGCTGTTAGAACGGTTAAACAGAGAGCAAGGACGAACTGTGTTGATGGTCATTCATGATTTAAATCATGCGGCACGTTTTTCTCATTATATGATTGCCCTCAATCAAGGAAAAGTGATCAAAGATGGGACGCCTCATGAGGTCATGACCAAAGAGGTGCTTGGTCAGGTATTCCACATTGATGCAGAAATCGTACTTGACCCTAGAACGAATAAGCCGATTTGTTTAACATATGACTTAATGAATCACGAAAGAAAGCTAGAAGCTGTGAATGGATAA
- a CDS encoding FecCD family ABC transporter permease, producing MEMVQQAKIKKYKRTMLMIFLAIVVVFLISLNTGEIRISPIDTLKTFFGFGSEMDELVLFEFRLPRMIIALLVGASIAVSGAIWQGVSQNGLADPGILGVNAGAGFAVVLFIFVFQGTMSNLGQLTIFILPLFAFAGAAFAAFLIYVLAWKKGITPVRLILTGIGVNAAFSAAIVVIQLKMSPNDFNQAIVWLSGSIWGSSWTYVLSVLPWMLIFLVLALVRARYLNIMNLGDQLSYGLGISVHKERSFMMLIAVALAGASVAVAGSISFLGLAAPHLARKLVGPKHQGMIPASALIGALLLLLADTLGRVILAPSEVPVGLVVSALGAPYFIYLLMKTN from the coding sequence ATGGAAATGGTGCAGCAGGCAAAGATAAAGAAATATAAACGAACGATGCTGATGATCTTTTTAGCCATCGTCGTGGTATTTTTGATTAGTTTAAATACCGGGGAAATTCGTATTTCTCCGATAGATACATTGAAAACATTTTTTGGATTCGGAAGCGAAATGGATGAGCTGGTGCTGTTCGAATTCAGACTTCCAAGAATGATCATCGCTTTACTTGTTGGTGCTTCTATCGCTGTTTCAGGAGCTATTTGGCAAGGTGTTTCTCAAAACGGCTTAGCTGATCCTGGAATTCTTGGTGTGAATGCGGGCGCAGGCTTTGCTGTTGTGCTTTTTATCTTTGTATTTCAAGGCACGATGTCGAACTTAGGTCAATTGACGATTTTTATCCTGCCGCTTTTCGCATTTGCAGGAGCAGCCTTTGCTGCATTTCTCATCTATGTGTTAGCGTGGAAAAAAGGCATCACACCTGTTCGATTAATTTTAACGGGTATTGGCGTCAACGCTGCGTTTTCAGCAGCAATTGTGGTCATTCAATTAAAAATGAGCCCAAATGATTTTAACCAAGCCATCGTGTGGCTATCAGGAAGTATTTGGGGCTCAAGCTGGACGTATGTCTTATCAGTTCTGCCATGGATGCTTATTTTCCTTGTGTTAGCGCTTGTGAGAGCACGCTACTTAAATATCATGAATTTAGGTGACCAGCTGTCCTATGGATTAGGGATTTCAGTTCATAAAGAAAGAAGCTTCATGATGCTAATTGCCGTTGCATTAGCAGGTGCAAGTGTCGCTGTTGCAGGTAGTATCTCTTTCTTAGGGTTAGCCGCACCGCACCTTGCGAGAAAGCTTGTTGGACCAAAGCACCAAGGAATGATACCAGCCTCCGCGTTGATTGGCGCACTGTTATTATTACTGGCAGATACACTTGGTCGCGTCATACTTGCACCATCAGAGGTGCCAGTTGGTCTAGTCGTTTCTGCTTTAGGTGCACCTTACTTCATTTACTTATTGATGAAAACGAATTAA
- a CDS encoding FecCD family ABC transporter permease encodes MGSQSNKQLPAKDDEMDIVTKPFGTAAVVIIGSIALAFGLFLSVSLGAANIHLHTVWEAIFQFDPQQTSHQIIRELRLPRTAGAALVGAFLAVSGAIMQGMTRNALASPEIMGVTNGSAFAIAIAFAFFPGQSSFTLILWSFAGAALGASIVFGVGTLSKGGLTPVKLALAGTAVGALLSSISTAIAIRFDVAQDMSFWYAGGVAGLNWSNIQVVIPVAIAGLVVAMILARSITVLSLGDELAKGLGQYTKTVKVLGILVVILLTGAAVSVAGSIGFIGLVIPHVTRFLVGVDYRWIIPCSAILGAILLIYADIAARLVNAPFETPVGAITAIIGVPFFLYLARRERSGI; translated from the coding sequence TTGGGCTCACAATCGAATAAACAGCTGCCAGCCAAGGACGATGAAATGGATATTGTTACGAAGCCCTTTGGAACAGCAGCTGTTGTCATCATAGGAAGTATCGCTTTAGCATTTGGTCTTTTTTTATCGGTATCATTAGGAGCAGCAAATATCCATCTACACACGGTATGGGAAGCCATTTTTCAATTTGATCCACAACAAACGTCACATCAAATCATTCGAGAATTAAGGCTGCCTCGTACAGCTGGGGCTGCACTCGTCGGTGCCTTTTTAGCTGTATCTGGTGCCATCATGCAAGGGATGACTAGAAATGCGCTTGCGTCTCCTGAAATTATGGGTGTGACAAATGGCTCTGCATTTGCAATTGCGATAGCATTTGCCTTTTTCCCAGGTCAATCTTCTTTCACATTAATTCTTTGGTCATTTGCTGGAGCCGCACTGGGTGCATCGATCGTGTTTGGTGTCGGTACTCTGTCTAAGGGAGGACTGACACCAGTGAAGCTCGCACTGGCGGGTACGGCGGTTGGAGCCCTTTTAAGCTCGATCTCTACAGCAATTGCCATTCGGTTTGACGTCGCTCAGGACATGAGCTTTTGGTACGCAGGCGGCGTGGCAGGCTTAAATTGGAGCAACATTCAGGTCGTTATTCCAGTCGCCATTGCAGGACTTGTGGTTGCGATGATCCTTGCACGCTCGATCACTGTACTGAGCTTAGGTGATGAATTGGCTAAAGGACTCGGGCAGTATACGAAAACGGTCAAAGTGCTAGGCATATTGGTCGTGATTCTTTTAACCGGTGCTGCTGTGTCGGTGGCAGGTTCAATTGGCTTTATCGGGCTTGTCATACCCCATGTCACTCGATTCTTGGTCGGAGTGGACTACCGGTGGATTATCCCTTGCTCAGCTATTTTAGGGGCCATTTTGTTAATTTATGCAGACATTGCTGCAAGACTGGTCAATGCGCCATTTGAAACGCCAGTTGGTGCCATTACTGCGATTATAGGCGTTCCTTTCTTCTTATATTTAGCTAGACGTGAAAGGAGCGGAATTTAA
- a CDS encoding iron-hydroxamate ABC transporter substrate-binding protein — translation MKNRSGFLLISLAILMLFTVACSSTSNKKSGANQDDTITYQDVKGEVKLPKDPKRIVLLAESYYGDLVTLGKTPIAATAPIFKNPFYKGKTDGVKNLGTTPSVEKVAALKPDMIIAWGEDEKFDQYKKIATTVAIKYNQYSFKDQLKEFGKMTGTPKKATEWITKWDTKISEVKPKVTKAIGNKTVSIVSPFDKGIYIFGNTFARGGEIIYDELKLRAPKAVKKDAIDSGVGYANISLEKLPEYAGDFIFTSPWSGSKSKGDQVYESSIWASLPAVQNKHVFEIDPVGYFFNDPVSLEGQLEFIVDRLTSAS, via the coding sequence GTGAAAAACCGATCTGGATTTCTTTTGATATCCTTAGCCATTCTCATGCTTTTTACAGTTGCTTGCAGCAGCACTTCAAATAAAAAATCTGGCGCCAACCAGGATGACACCATCACCTATCAGGATGTAAAAGGTGAAGTCAAACTCCCTAAAGATCCAAAACGAATTGTGCTTCTCGCTGAAAGCTACTACGGTGACCTCGTGACACTTGGCAAGACGCCAATTGCTGCAACTGCACCTATCTTTAAAAACCCTTTCTATAAAGGCAAAACGGATGGTGTCAAAAACCTTGGAACAACCCCTTCTGTCGAAAAGGTCGCCGCTTTGAAGCCAGATATGATTATCGCTTGGGGTGAAGATGAAAAATTTGATCAATACAAAAAAATTGCGACAACCGTTGCCATTAAATACAATCAATATTCCTTTAAAGATCAACTGAAAGAATTCGGTAAAATGACAGGTACACCGAAAAAAGCAACAGAATGGATCACAAAATGGGATACAAAAATAAGTGAGGTAAAGCCTAAAGTCACAAAAGCAATCGGCAACAAAACTGTTTCTATCGTGTCACCTTTTGATAAAGGGATCTATATCTTTGGAAACACCTTTGCACGCGGAGGCGAAATTATTTATGACGAGCTGAAATTACGTGCGCCAAAGGCAGTGAAAAAAGATGCCATCGACAGCGGCGTCGGCTATGCAAACATTTCTCTTGAAAAGCTGCCAGAATACGCAGGCGACTTTATTTTCACTAGTCCATGGAGCGGTTCAAAAAGTAAAGGGGACCAGGTGTATGAAAGCAGCATTTGGGCATCACTTCCTGCTGTACAAAATAAACACGTATTTGAAATCGATCCTGTCGGGTACTTCTTTAATGACCCAGTTTCATTAGAAGGACAGCTTGAGTTTATTGTCGATCGTTTAACATCTGCATCATAA
- a CDS encoding amino acid permease, which yields MEQTKKWGFWLLTAFVVGNMVGSGIFMLPSTLAQHASPLGVTMAWLVTGGGVLMIALVFGHLSIHKPQLTAGPQSYARALFNDPKKGKAAGFTMVWGYWVASWISNVAIITSLAGYLTTFFPILTVKTEIFTFGKEAITLGQLTTFIVCTILLWGTHTILITSLSAASKLNFITTFSKVLGFVLFIVAGLFAFQTALFEHYYFPVAAEGEGMLGLGGQVHHAAISTLWAFIGIESAVILSGRASSQRDVKRATITGLLIALSIYMIITLITMGVLPHDQLQGSDKPFVDVLQLIIGPAGGIVMALLAIICLFGSMLGWILLGSEVPYQAAKAGDFPAVFAKTNKKGSPVFALTVTNIMSQLFIFSVMSRTINEAFTFLTTSATLAYLIPYIVSSIYSFKVIMQGDTYDLQKGKRTRDGIIALIAMGYSAWVIISGTADLKTFGLGIGLFLVGILLYPFMSKGFAKGTE from the coding sequence ATGGAACAGACAAAAAAATGGGGTTTTTGGTTATTGACGGCATTTGTCGTCGGAAATATGGTAGGTTCAGGCATCTTTATGCTGCCAAGTACGCTTGCCCAGCATGCTAGTCCTTTAGGTGTGACGATGGCATGGCTTGTCACAGGTGGCGGTGTGCTGATGATTGCACTTGTTTTTGGGCATTTGTCCATTCATAAGCCGCAGCTAACGGCTGGACCACAAAGTTATGCAAGAGCACTTTTTAACGATCCGAAAAAAGGGAAAGCGGCCGGTTTTACAATGGTTTGGGGATATTGGGTAGCAAGTTGGATTAGTAATGTCGCAATTATTACGAGTCTTGCCGGTTATTTAACGACATTTTTCCCTATTCTCACCGTGAAGACGGAGATTTTCACCTTTGGAAAAGAAGCGATCACACTTGGTCAGCTGACAACGTTTATTGTATGTACCATTCTTCTTTGGGGAACACATACGATCTTAATTACAAGCTTAAGCGCTGCAAGTAAATTAAACTTTATTACGACCTTTTCAAAGGTACTTGGGTTCGTCCTTTTTATTGTTGCGGGATTATTTGCATTCCAAACGGCATTATTTGAACATTATTACTTCCCAGTTGCAGCAGAAGGTGAAGGAATGCTCGGACTTGGAGGCCAAGTTCATCATGCGGCCATTTCCACACTATGGGCATTTATTGGCATCGAATCTGCTGTCATTTTATCAGGAAGAGCGTCCTCGCAGCGTGATGTGAAACGTGCAACGATTACAGGTCTTTTAATTGCACTCTCTATCTACATGATTATTACTTTGATTACAATGGGCGTCCTGCCGCACGATCAGTTGCAAGGCTCAGATAAACCATTCGTTGACGTACTACAGCTTATTATTGGGCCGGCTGGCGGAATTGTGATGGCACTGCTTGCGATTATTTGTTTATTTGGTTCGATGCTCGGCTGGATCTTACTTGGTTCAGAAGTACCGTATCAAGCAGCAAAGGCTGGCGATTTCCCAGCAGTATTTGCAAAAACAAACAAAAAAGGCAGTCCTGTTTTTGCTTTAACGGTTACAAATATCATGTCACAGCTGTTTATTTTCTCAGTAATGTCTCGTACGATTAATGAAGCTTTTACCTTTTTAACGACATCAGCGACACTTGCGTATCTCATTCCGTATATTGTGTCTTCGATCTATAGCTTTAAAGTCATTATGCAAGGTGACACGTATGACCTTCAAAAAGGGAAGCGAACAAGAGACGGAATCATTGCGCTGATTGCAATGGGATATTCCGCTTGGGTTATTATTTCAGGAACAGCTGATTTGAAAACATTTGGACTTGGCATCGGCCTGTTCTTAGTAGGTATTTTGCTTTATCCATTCATGTCAAAAGGATTTGCGAAAGGAACGGAATAA
- the sspJ gene encoding small acid-soluble spore protein SspJ, whose translation MSFFQKDKKAKSEKDHKQVDQLLEEASKELAGDPLQEAVQKKKNNDQ comes from the coding sequence ATGTCATTTTTCCAAAAGGATAAAAAGGCGAAAAGCGAGAAAGACCACAAGCAAGTAGATCAGCTGTTAGAAGAAGCAAGCAAAGAGCTAGCAGGCGATCCGCTTCAGGAAGCTGTACAAAAGAAGAAAAACAACGATCAATAA
- a CDS encoding MarR family winged helix-turn-helix transcriptional regulator, with product MGNADILKEIVLVHYEVSRKLNRKLLELEKDITPPQIYALSILIQGKVSDAEELKQRLSLNPGAASIALNKLCEQGYIQRERDKDDPSLIRLEATEKGKAIYEKHTRLFGKVIQHMMSDFTKEDLKTFLMYLQKMRQTFHDD from the coding sequence ATGGGTAATGCAGACATTTTAAAAGAAATTGTTCTTGTACATTATGAAGTCAGCCGTAAATTAAACCGCAAGTTACTTGAGTTAGAAAAAGACATCACGCCTCCGCAGATATATGCTCTTTCTATTTTGATACAAGGCAAAGTATCAGATGCCGAAGAGCTGAAACAAAGACTCTCTTTAAACCCAGGTGCAGCCTCCATTGCACTCAACAAATTGTGTGAGCAGGGCTATATTCAGAGAGAACGGGACAAAGATGACCCCTCACTCATCCGATTAGAAGCCACCGAAAAAGGGAAGGCGATTTATGAGAAACATACACGCCTTTTTGGGAAGGTGATTCAGCATATGATGTCAGACTTCACAAAGGAAGACTTAAAGACCTTTTTGATGTATCTGCAAAAAATGAGACAGACCTTTCATGATGATTAA
- a CDS encoding metal-dependent hydrolase, which translates to MTGKTHIMGGIAASTAVAYYYGFDPVIMAAAGSAGALIPDLCHTKSKIGRKFPLLSALISSVFGHRTFTHSLLFLLIIYFLATTYIPNDSLSIGLLVGMASHLILDAGTVNGIKFLFPASIKVRLPFYVKTGSTGEQVVLAALTVVTCYYIAVICGISIPIQF; encoded by the coding sequence ATGACAGGAAAAACACACATTATGGGCGGAATCGCCGCCTCAACGGCCGTCGCCTACTACTACGGATTCGACCCAGTGATCATGGCTGCAGCTGGATCAGCAGGTGCTTTGATTCCTGATCTTTGCCATACAAAAAGTAAAATCGGTAGAAAATTTCCGCTGCTCTCGGCCCTGATCAGCAGCGTGTTCGGTCATCGCACATTTACACACAGTTTATTATTTCTACTGATCATTTATTTTCTCGCGACAACATACATTCCAAATGACAGCCTAAGTATCGGTTTACTAGTTGGAATGGCGAGCCACCTTATCCTTGATGCTGGGACAGTGAACGGCATTAAATTCTTATTTCCAGCTTCCATTAAAGTGCGTCTCCCCTTCTATGTCAAAACAGGCAGCACAGGAGAACAAGTCGTACTAGCTGCTCTCACTGTCGTCACCTGTTATTACATCGCCGTCATTTGCGGCATATCGATCCCCATTCAGTTCTAA
- a CDS encoding LTA synthase family protein, with amino-acid sequence MKAFFKNHWFLVYSILFMWMKTYIIYQLGFHIRTANLFHEWLLLINPLSFLLPLFGIALFLNETKQKVFLLTANFILTAILISNTIFYGFYIDFITIPVLFQAKNMGDMGSSMTELFHPLFVLMLVDFVVLAWLLKRKPLAPKASYKTIKTYYAICCSFLLFHISSAMMDHPRFLTSSYDREVIVRNLGLFQFHLYDGAAQTARIGQKAFADEDTLSTVANYTKADYSAPNEEYFGLAKGKNVVFISLESTQQFVMNQKVNGQYITPFLNQLAKKSFYFDEFYQQTEQGKTSDSEFIVANSLYPSSSGAVFFTASDNKYDTLYKQLKKENYQSVQFHANNKTFWNRDVMYESLGIDRFYDVDSYHVNERNSTGWGLKDIDFFDQSIDYLKKLKQPYYSTFITLTNHFPFEIDPQDQFIDEYDSSSTILNRYVTTVRYQDEAIKMFFDRMKEEGLYDNTMFVLMGDHYGISEAHHEAMAQLLNQEEITPFDAVKLQRVPFLIYIPGVTDQAPQTISETAGQMDVKPTLLHLLGIETKNSIQFGNDLFSDERTPFAVLRNGNFITDEYLYTKNTCYDQKTKEPVKQDEVCQPYIEKANKELSLSDKVINGNLLRFYQQ; translated from the coding sequence ATGAAAGCGTTTTTCAAAAATCACTGGTTTTTAGTGTATTCCATCCTTTTCATGTGGATGAAAACATACATCATTTATCAACTAGGTTTTCACATACGAACGGCCAATCTGTTTCATGAATGGCTGCTTTTGATCAATCCACTTAGCTTTCTACTTCCTTTGTTTGGGATAGCTCTCTTTTTAAATGAAACCAAACAAAAGGTTTTTTTATTGACTGCAAATTTTATTCTCACGGCGATATTGATATCGAATACGATCTTTTATGGCTTTTATATTGATTTCATTACCATTCCCGTGCTATTCCAAGCGAAGAACATGGGAGATATGGGTAGCAGTATGACGGAATTATTCCACCCGCTTTTTGTGTTGATGCTCGTTGATTTTGTCGTACTTGCTTGGCTGCTCAAACGCAAACCATTAGCCCCAAAAGCGTCATACAAGACGATCAAAACATATTATGCGATCTGCTGTAGTTTCCTATTGTTTCATATCAGCTCAGCTATGATGGATCACCCTCGATTTCTGACAAGCTCTTATGATCGTGAAGTCATTGTTAGAAACCTCGGGCTGTTCCAATTCCATCTGTACGACGGTGCTGCCCAAACAGCACGCATTGGACAAAAGGCCTTTGCAGATGAAGATACGCTTTCTACTGTAGCAAACTATACAAAGGCTGATTACAGTGCACCAAACGAAGAGTACTTTGGGCTTGCTAAAGGCAAGAACGTTGTGTTCATTTCACTTGAATCGACGCAGCAATTTGTCATGAACCAAAAGGTAAATGGACAATATATCACTCCCTTTTTAAATCAATTGGCTAAAAAGAGTTTTTATTTTGATGAATTTTATCAGCAGACAGAGCAGGGAAAGACGTCCGATTCAGAGTTTATTGTTGCTAATTCCCTCTATCCTTCTAGCAGTGGCGCTGTCTTTTTCACAGCGAGTGATAATAAATATGACACGTTATACAAGCAGTTGAAAAAGGAAAACTATCAATCCGTCCAATTTCATGCGAATAACAAAACGTTTTGGAATCGTGATGTGATGTATGAATCACTAGGAATTGATCGTTTCTATGATGTCGATTCTTATCATGTCAATGAACGGAATTCCACTGGCTGGGGCTTAAAGGATATCGACTTCTTTGATCAATCCATTGATTATTTAAAAAAGTTGAAGCAGCCTTATTACAGTACGTTCATCACTTTGACCAATCATTTTCCATTTGAAATTGACCCGCAGGATCAGTTTATTGATGAATATGATTCGTCCAGTACCATTTTAAACCGCTATGTGACGACCGTCCGCTATCAAGATGAAGCAATTAAGATGTTCTTTGATCGTATGAAAGAAGAAGGATTGTATGACAATACGATGTTTGTTCTCATGGGTGACCATTATGGCATCTCTGAGGCACATCATGAGGCAATGGCACAGCTGCTCAATCAAGAGGAAATCACACCGTTTGATGCGGTCAAACTGCAGCGTGTTCCATTTTTGATTTACATTCCTGGTGTCACGGATCAAGCACCACAGACCATTTCTGAAACAGCAGGTCAAATGGATGTCAAGCCGACACTTCTTCACTTACTAGGGATTGAAACAAAGAATTCCATTCAATTCGGTAACGATTTATTTTCAGATGAACGGACGCCTTTCGCTGTATTGAGAAACGGGAACTTTATTACAGATGAGTATCTCTATACAAAAAACACCTGCTATGATCAAAAAACAAAAGAACCCGTGAAGCAGGATGAAGTATGTCAGCCCTATATAGAAAAAGCCAATAAAGAGCTCTCTTTATCAGACAAGGTAATCAATGGGAATTTACTGCGTTTTTATCAGCAATAA
- the modA gene encoding molybdate ABC transporter substrate-binding protein — translation MKYTFLALISICLLLSGCQTEMKPSNTKKKTELVISAAASLQDALKEIEASFHKQHPHVTLTNNFGSSGALKQQIAQGAKADLFFSAAEEPFDELVQSGDIDQDYIKDAIQNELVLIVPKDGSSSIKSFQDVQHIKGKIALGTPESVPAGTYGKEIFTKLNIWDQVKKNAVYAKDVRQVLSYVETGNVDAGVVYKTDALVSKKVKIAAEANSDMHSPVIYPVGIVKGTKHLTEAKVFFQFLQSDKAKSIFKKYGFQVS, via the coding sequence ATGAAGTATACATTCTTAGCCCTAATCTCCATATGTTTGCTCCTGAGTGGATGCCAAACTGAGATGAAGCCATCTAATACGAAGAAAAAAACAGAGCTTGTGATTTCAGCAGCGGCAAGTCTTCAGGATGCGCTAAAGGAGATTGAAGCCTCCTTTCACAAACAGCATCCACATGTGACATTAACAAATAACTTCGGGTCATCCGGCGCATTGAAGCAGCAAATCGCTCAAGGAGCAAAAGCCGATCTCTTTTTCTCAGCAGCAGAAGAGCCCTTCGATGAACTTGTTCAATCTGGAGACATTGATCAAGATTATATCAAGGATGCTATACAAAACGAGTTAGTCCTTATTGTGCCAAAAGATGGCTCTTCCTCTATTAAAAGCTTTCAAGACGTCCAGCACATAAAAGGAAAGATTGCTCTTGGCACACCTGAATCGGTTCCTGCTGGTACATATGGCAAAGAGATCTTTACAAAACTGAACATATGGGACCAAGTGAAAAAGAATGCTGTCTATGCCAAAGATGTACGTCAAGTTCTAAGCTACGTCGAAACAGGAAATGTAGACGCTGGTGTTGTGTATAAAACAGACGCCCTCGTTTCTAAAAAAGTAAAAATCGCAGCTGAAGCAAATTCGGACATGCACTCTCCGGTTATATATCCAGTAGGGATTGTCAAAGGGACAAAACATCTAACGGAAGCCAAGGTCTTTTTTCAATTTCTTCAATCTGATAAAGCCAAATCTATTTTTAAGAAATATGGCTTTCAAGTGTCGTAA
- the modB gene encoding molybdate ABC transporter permease subunit produces MPMLTEDFLSPIWLSIQVAIVSGLLATVFGTTIGFWMARTTFKGKMLVETLLMMPLVLPPTVVGFLLLVVFGKHSLIGGAIEWIFHQPVIFTWWAAVIASTVVAFPLMYQSAKAGFSTIESDIEGAAKVDGAHSFQVFAYITVPLALPSLLSGSILSFARALGEFGATLMFAGNIPGKTQTLPTAIYVAIDSGRMELAWAWTICIVILSFIMLLAVRRNK; encoded by the coding sequence ATGCCTATGCTGACTGAAGACTTTCTATCACCCATTTGGCTGTCCATTCAAGTGGCGATCGTTAGCGGACTGTTGGCCACTGTTTTTGGCACAACGATTGGCTTTTGGATGGCGCGAACAACTTTTAAAGGGAAAATGCTTGTGGAAACGCTTCTGATGATGCCACTCGTTCTCCCACCAACAGTCGTTGGCTTTTTATTGCTCGTCGTATTCGGAAAACATAGCTTAATAGGGGGCGCGATTGAATGGATCTTCCATCAGCCGGTCATTTTCACATGGTGGGCGGCGGTCATCGCTTCGACAGTCGTCGCATTTCCGCTCATGTATCAATCAGCAAAGGCGGGCTTTTCTACAATTGAGTCAGATATTGAAGGGGCTGCAAAAGTAGATGGTGCTCATTCATTCCAAGTCTTTGCCTATATTACTGTACCTCTTGCCCTGCCATCCCTCTTGTCTGGCAGCATCCTTAGCTTTGCAAGAGCCCTTGGAGAATTCGGAGCGACCTTAATGTTTGCTGGCAACATTCCAGGAAAAACCCAAACACTCCCAACCGCTATCTATGTGGCGATTGATTCTGGACGCATGGAGCTTGCTTGGGCCTGGACAATCTGTATCGTGATCTTATCTTTTATAATGCTTTTGGCTGTGCGTAGAAATAAATAA
- a CDS encoding aldo/keto reductase, which yields MVKSLNDTVTLNNGVEMPWFGLGVFKVEDGNQVVDAVKAAIRNGYRSIDTAAVYKNETGVGKAIKESGVKREDLFITSKVWNTDQGYDKALAAFDASLNRLGLDYLDLYLIHWPGPNAETFKDTWRALEKLYKDGKVRAIGVSNFYIQHLEELLKDAEVVPAVNQVEFHPKLTLVELRQYAKEKGIQIEAWSPLMQGKLLDHDVLKDMAARYNKSVAQVILRWDLQSGVVTIPKSINEERIKQNADIFDFELSKEDMEKIDALNNNERVGSNPETMTVGFE from the coding sequence ATGGTCAAAAGCTTGAATGATACCGTAACACTGAATAACGGAGTAGAAATGCCTTGGTTTGGTTTAGGTGTATTCAAAGTGGAGGACGGCAATCAAGTGGTAGATGCCGTAAAAGCAGCCATACGAAACGGATACCGCAGTATTGATACGGCTGCCGTTTATAAAAATGAGACAGGCGTAGGCAAAGCAATTAAAGAATCTGGCGTGAAACGAGAAGATTTGTTCATTACGTCTAAAGTATGGAATACGGATCAAGGCTATGACAAAGCGCTGGCTGCATTTGACGCAAGCTTGAATCGATTAGGTCTTGATTACCTAGACCTCTATTTGATCCATTGGCCTGGTCCAAATGCAGAAACATTTAAAGACACATGGCGTGCGCTTGAGAAGCTTTACAAGGATGGGAAAGTGAGAGCCATTGGCGTCAGCAACTTCTATATTCAGCATTTAGAAGAGCTGTTAAAAGATGCAGAGGTTGTTCCAGCCGTGAACCAAGTTGAATTTCATCCGAAACTGACACTTGTCGAACTACGTCAATATGCAAAAGAAAAAGGCATTCAAATTGAAGCGTGGTCTCCGCTTATGCAAGGAAAGCTATTAGATCATGACGTATTAAAGGACATGGCTGCACGCTACAACAAATCTGTTGCGCAAGTCATCTTGCGTTGGGATCTACAAAGCGGCGTCGTGACGATTCCTAAATCAATCAACGAAGAACGTATTAAACAAAATGCAGATATTTTTGATTTCGAACTTTCCAAAGAAGACATGGAAAAAATTGATGCATTAAACAATAACGAACGCGTCGGCTCGAATCCAGAGACGATGACGGTTGGGTTTGAATAA